Below is a genomic region from Equus caballus isolate H_3958 breed thoroughbred chromosome X, TB-T2T, whole genome shotgun sequence.
GCTCATGCACCAATGGCGAGGCGTGGTACCCAAAGAAGGAGCGCTATGCTAAGATTGAGATTTCTCTGAAAGTCTGTGACTCTGCAGGTGAAGGCAGGGGCACGGCAGCTGCCCCACTGTACTCTTCCCTTCTGACGCAGTGCCCGTTCAGTTGTTCTTAGGTGCTGGTATTCTCTGGCAGCCTGTGTCACAGCTTTACCTGTCATTCCTGGGGAACAGACCTACTATGTGTTGCTTAGAGGACATTATTATTGGATGTCTCACCATCTCTGAGAATCCGACCATCTCTCTTTCTACTAGGCCTAACTTTCTCTCTGCACTCCCCGTTGTCAGTGACAGTGTCTCCATTCCCCTAGTAACTGAGGTTCAAGGTCTCCAGCCTCTAGCCAATCACCAGATCTCCATAATGACTCTCCTATCCCCATTCCTTCTCCATCTGCCTCTGCCCAGGTATTGGCCCTCGTCGCCTTGCTCACCACGGCATTGCTTTCCTGCTAGGAAACCTAGGGCCTGCCGATGCCTGGAGCCTGGCTTTCAAGGCCACCATAGCCTGCCCACTCCGCTTGGCCACTCTTGTCCCTCACTGCTCTACCACTGGCCTCTGCTCCAATGAGACTTTCTTCACGCTGGCTTTCAAAATGTACCCCCTGCCTTCCTGGCCCCCTCCTTTGCTCACACTTTTCCCACACCTAGAATGGCCTTACTTATCTTGCAAATCCAGTCAATTGTTAAGGGCCCAGCTTAGATCCCAGTTTCTCCATGGAGCTTCTCCCGACCAAATCCCATGGCCATGGTGATCGCTCCCCACCCTGTCCGCTTATGTCCGTGGAGGGTGGAAACCAGGTCTTGGCTGGATGTATTTccagcagcatcccacaaaaaGAGGAGCGTGCTGGAGCTGCTCCAAAAAGACTTGCTCAGCTCAGGCTCTCTGCCGTTAACAAAGTTGGGTTGAAGTAGGTAGAAGTTTCACTTTTTGCATCCTGGGAAGATAACACTCACGCTTGCCTGCATATGCTTATGTGAGATGGCTCTGTGTCTGGTGGGGTTGAGAGTCTCGGGCTGGTTGGGTAGAAGACCAGAAGGGGATCAGTTTAAGTGCTCatgatttcttttcattcctcTTCCAAGACCGACTCCGGGATACTTTGGTCCATGAAATATGCCACGCAGCCTCCTGGCTGCTCGATGGTATCCGTGATTCTCATGGGGATGCATGGAAGTATTATGCCCGAAAGTCTAACATGGTGCACCCGGAGCTACCCAGGGTCACCCGCTGCCACAACTACAAGATTAACTACAAGATTTATTATGAATGTACTCAGTGCAAATTCAGGTAAGGCCCTTCCCCTCAGACTTTTTCCACTTATCTGTTTACTACGGCCTCCAAGTAGctcttcattgatttttattagTAAGTACATGGCTATCTGACTTGAGGAGCAaaacctctctcctcctttccatgtcctctttctccattctctcctactTTGCACTGGCCTGACCACTGCCACTGCTTGGTGCCCCATTCTTTGAGAACCCACAGAAAACGTCTTGCTTTGGGCCCAAGGCCAGCAGCTCAGAGAAGATGCTGAGGTACAGTGACTGATTCCTTTGCTGTGTGGTGTCTCTTTCCTCGTTAGGATCGGCCGCTACACCAGATCGTTGAACACCGAACGCTTTTTCTGTACCATTTGCAAGGGTCCTCTGGTCATGCTGCCGTTAACTCGGAAAGATGGAACCCCCATTGAGCCCCATGTGAGGCCCTTTGCCAAGTACGTGCAGCAGTATTACACGCTAGTGAAGGAGGAGACGGCAGGGCTAAGCCACGGGGATGTGATGAAAAAGCTCGGCAAGGATTACATGGCCAAGAAACAAAGGCAAGAGCGTTGAGGTTATCTGACAGTGCGTTTGTGTGAGCAGAGTCCTCTGCTGGTGaagaagttttagaaaaatatgtttgtttctatgaatattagaatttaaatcatttttaaagttccTGTTGTTAATGATGGTTATTCTTAACCAAGGTTCTATTGCTAACCATTTTGTGCCCTTGACAATATGCAGAAGCCCTTTGGGTCCCCCTGGGGCTTTACTTAGACTCCATATTTTAAGGTGTAGaacaaaatgcaaaagagaaacGAGTTTTCGAGAGTGGCAAGTTGAGAGAATGAGAGTAACGCTGGAAAGAGAACAAACTTTAAAGGCAGCACTTCAAAACCAGGGCTGCTGGCAGATGCAACCTTTTACCCCTCCCTAGGAGTAAAAGACAAACGTGTTTTATGAGTTAGTTGCTCTTGACATTGAAGCCATGTGAGCCAATGTAATtgctcataaaaaaaaaaaaaaaataaagtgttttctGCAATTCACTTTTTAGCAAAGTCTGTTCATTGACACCTGCGCCCAGAGCAGAACAAACCCTCGGGTCTTTTGTCCAAGACCCTGGACATCTAAGTTCGCCAGGATGTGTCTGGAAGAGCGCTTTCCATTCTGGGTTTCTCTCTGGTTTTATGACTGCCCATGAGCACTGCAGCCTCCTGCTTCTGGGAGATATCCAGGGTGTAGACTGGGATCCATGTTGTATTCATTTCCcgttgctgccataacaaattgccaccagcttagtgacttaaaacaacacaaatgtattatcttaagCTCTGGAGGTCGGAAATCTGGCCGACCTCACTGGGCTCAAATCAAGGTGGGGGCTGGCTGCGTTCCTCTCTAGGGTCCCTGGTAGGGGGCGGTAATCCgattccttgtcttttccagcttctagaggccgcctgcattccttggtttgtggccccTTCTTCAgtcctcaaagccagcaacatctctttctctgactctctctccccttctgcctccctctttccctttcaaAGGAAccttgtgatgacattgggcccacctggataatccaagaaCATCTTCCTATTTTCAGgccagctgattagcaacctcaattcccttttgccatgtgGGGTAACATATTCGCAAGTTCCGGGGATTAGAGTGGAGACATCTTTGGGGACCCGTTATTCACTCTGCCACAAACATCTTTACTAGTCTAGCATCACTGATGCTTTTTATAGGCAGGATGTGTTattctgtcattttccttccttcgctccttccttcattttgcagatgcttAGAGTATTCTTTTAGTGGCCACAAACTGAAGCCGAAGCGCAAGTCTGAGGGATTGGGTATGTGCACAGGGCAGTACGAGCTTCCCTAGTTAAATCCTCGGGTCCCTCCTCCCAAGTCCCACCTCCAGCCGTATCTGCAGTCTCAGCAAAGGCCCAGCTGACCTGTAAAACTGGACCATGGCACATGGGTGACTTAATTAGGGGGAACTGACAGTACAGTGGTTCCACCCCTGCAAAGGGAGGGTCTGGCCCTCTGCCTTAACTCAGTAACCCTGTCACCTGCCTTTCTAGGGAGCCCTGGTCATTTCTTCCACTCCCTTCCACCCCAGCTAGAGCCATGGGAAAATGCTCCCCACAGCCCACCCGTGCCTCCAGGTGGCCCACGTGCTAATGACTGCCGGCAAGTCATCTGATCTCGTTGCTTTACATCAGTCCCACTGCCATTTCCCTAGTAAGAGCCTGCATCGCCTCTCACCCGACTAACCACCACAGCCTTCTAACTGGCCTCTAGGATACCATCGCCTCATCCCGAACTAACTGGGAGACTTAGTTTCAACCCTTGCCCTACCGGTTGGGACCACTTAGAATTCCTCCAATAAGCATTGCTGTTTTCAGCCTTCCCATCTTTGTGactgccctcccctctgcctggaaataccatctttccttctctttgccctTGGAAATACTACTTGCCCTTTAAGGTCTGCTCATTTCTGTCTTCGGGAAGCCTTCCCAAATGGCTCCAGCCACAGACCTCTGAGCCTGACAGCTTCACTGTCTACGTGCCACACATTTGCCTCGTGGCACAGACTGCTGGGTATCATTACTTCTTACCACATCGTCCCTGCTGGCCTAAGCTTCTGGAGTGCAGTGACTAGGTCTTATTTATGTCTGAAGGCCCCTTCCCTAAATTATGCCTAGACAGTGTCCAGCCAGCCAGTTGAGTAACTGCTTACCCTGCAGCCACGTGCCTGAGTGCTTCCCCGTGAGAGACAGGAGTGCccgggagggcagagaggaggctaGACATAGGCACCAAGACAGGCGGCACTGGTCAGCACAGACCCAGGGCCAGGCAAGGAGAAGCAGGAAGCGTGTCCCCAAGCCTGGGCCGGGCTGGCTGTAATGATGCACCACGAACACACCCTGATCCCTATTATCTTGTTTATTGAGAAGTTTTAAGcagtgtattatttaaaaataaacatgagcAAATACAGAGGTCTTGGGGACCACAGCCACAGTCACTGCTGAGCTGGAGGCCTGGGCCAAGGCCCCATAGGGGCAGCTTCTGCTATGCTGTTTGCCTTCTGCTGCATGCACACGGGGAAGGCCATTACTGGATTAGAAGGGCAGTGGGGCTCCGGGCAGCCAAGGTAAGAAGGTCCTGAAGGTAGCCACTTACGAAGCAGCAGAATGGGGCTTGGCAGCTAAGGAGGAGCAATGGTGCAGCCCCCAGAGCTGGGAGGGTGACTTCCTGGGAGACTGGGCAGTGCTGGGGCTGCCGGGGAATCCCAGGAGTGTGCATCTGGGGAGCAAGTCttccaggagagggagggaggagcctggAAGAGGGGGGGCAGTCAGGCTGCATGGCCCCCATCCCAGCCTCACAAGCCTGAGTAGGAGGCCTCTGTGGTCTCAGACCAGGATGAATCCCGGCGGCAAGATGGTGGCTGCCGTTGATGCCCTTTCTGGTCAGGGCAGCCCAGGCGCATAAGTAGCATCCACATACGCTCTCGGAACTTGACACCCACAAAGGCGTAGAGCAGCGGGTTGAGGCAGCAGTGCATATACCCTAGACCTGAGGTGACAGACTTGGCCACATCCACATGACTTTCTCTGCCACAGTTGCGGGCCAAGGCCCCCAGGTCCATGAGGGTGTCCACCAGCATCACCAGGTAGTAGGGGGTCCAGCAGAGGGCAAAGGCCACAACTACCACCACCACTAGGCGCATGGCTCGCAGCCGCCGCTGGCCTCTGGAGACCAGCAGCACAGCCAGGATGCGGGCATAGCAGTAGGCCATGACCAGCAAGGGCAGCAGGAAACCAGCAACCAGCTGCAGTACGCGCAGAGCTGTGCGACCCACCTGCGGGAAGTTGTACTGGCAGTGGGTGGCATTGAGGCGCTCGTCACGGTGGGCTGACAGGAAGATGAAGTCTGGGAGGGCAAAGAGCAGACAGAGCCCCCAGACAACTACACAAGTGAGGGCCACGCGGGTCGGGGGCCCCCGGCGGTAGAGTTGGGTGGCATGCACTATGCTCAGGTACCGATCAAAGCTGATGCAGGCCAGTAGGAGGGCCCCTGCATAGAAGTTGATGTTGAAGAGGGCACCTGCCACTTTGCAGAGGCCAGAGCCGAAGACCCACTGGACAGCAGCATCCACTGCCCAGAGCGGGAGGGTCAGCACCAGCAGTGCGTCAGCCACGGCCAGGTGGAGCAGGAAAGTGTCGGTGCTGCTCAGggcggcccgctggctcagcaGCACGGCCGCCACAGCGCCGTTGCCCAGCAGCCCCAGCACAAAGAGGAGGCCGTAGAGGGCCGGCAGGAAGGCCCTGTCAAAGTTCAGGCTGAAGTCCTGTGGGCAGGGTGGGGACGCGCAGCAGGTGTCACTCTCATTTTCTCCTAGGTAGTCATAGGAAGAGCTGCAGTTTTCCAGGAGGAAGGCAAGCTCAGAGTCTTGGAACACTTGATGTTCGGTGATCtgcagagggagggagtgagggagggaatgGACCGCATTAAAAGGCCTCAGGCTTCGAGATTTAGTCTGATGAGCCTTTCTCTGAGCTGCTCCTCTGTAAGGCAGGCCCTGAGGTCTGGGCCATACCCTGTAACTGTCCCCGCCTTTCTTCCAAGGCCACGCCTCCTGAATGCCATCTACCCAGCCTGGGCACTGGGATGGTAACTTCCCTTCTCAAAGGCCACTTCTGTCTCGCCTTCCCGGGCCGTCCCATTGGCCCCAGGATCAAGGGCCGAAGGAAGAGCTTCCCTCCTGTGCCCAAAGCCCTCCCCACCCcggcttctctctctccttgcttttCCTTCACAGCTTGGCTGCCGGCCTCAGTTCCCGGCCACGCCTAGTTCTACCACCTTCCTCCGCAGGTGCCTCCCCACAGTCCACTCTCCCAGTCACgggccctcctcctccctcttcagCCCTTGTCCGGGGACCCCAACTTCCTGTCCCCCACGGGGCTCCTCTACAAATCACTGTGGGCCCCACACGCTTTCTCCCtctgttcctcccctcccctccattgTGGCCTGCCGCCCACTGGGGGCTCCCCCACCAAGCTCCAGCAGAAATGTTCCTCACCCCTTCCCCCGCAAACCACCCCAGAGCTGCAGGCCACCCCAGTGCTGATTCGGTCCAGCCCAGAAGAGTCAAAGTTTCAAGTCAGAGCTGAAGGGAGCCTTGGAGGCCGCCAGGGCTGAGCTCCACTGCAGGCGTTTTGCTGATGAGGCACCAGGGCCGGAGAGGGGAGGAGACTCGCCCATGGTCATTCACAAGTCAGTGGCCAAGCCGGGCTCCCAGTTCCCCATGCAGTGCTCCTTCCACACAATCCTTGCGTTCTCTACTTACTCACTCAACCCTCTGCTGGCCCTGGCTCGTGGGCCAGCCCTGACATTCCCTTAGTGTCCCAAGCTCTCCACCCCAAGCTGTGGCCTGGCCTGG
It encodes:
- the CXCR3 gene encoding C-X-C chemokine receptor type 3, encoding MVLEITEHQVFQDSELAFLLENCSSSYDYLGENESDTCCASPPCPQDFSLNFDRAFLPALYGLLFVLGLLGNGAVAAVLLSQRAALSSTDTFLLHLAVADALLVLTLPLWAVDAAVQWVFGSGLCKVAGALFNINFYAGALLLACISFDRYLSIVHATQLYRRGPPTRVALTCVVVWGLCLLFALPDFIFLSAHRDERLNATHCQYNFPQVGRTALRVLQLVAGFLLPLLVMAYCYARILAVLLVSRGQRRLRAMRLVVVVVVAFALCWTPYYLVMLVDTLMDLGALARNCGRESHVDVAKSVTSGLGYMHCCLNPLLYAFVGVKFRERMWMLLMRLGCPDQKGHQRQPPSCRRDSSWSETTEASYSGL